From Pedobacter indicus, a single genomic window includes:
- a CDS encoding PH domain-containing protein, protein MPSLPPTFSFHEDQRQSLSGIIVESAYLIQKTVKAFWGLALVLALQADRIGWHYFILFLVLVLILVVIGGYLSYRNFTFRIDSQHQEFILQKGIFNKKQVVVQLAKIQQVNINQNFIQKMIDVYGVEIETAGSSKSEVQIRAVSKQVALALKSHLMEEASTIQEAGPSTPSTAIPQSFIHVSPLSLVKMGLTSRYVESFFLLLAFLSAIYNNVKDIWWNDEESEDEFYQLVSTHLGVQFIVSLIIGLFIITILFNLIRTILVYYDLSITKQGGSLNIAYGLFNSKSTVIHPQKVQKIAYQNNYFQRKMNLYELCIQQPTSDVHTDKKAKIRMPGCNRRELDAIIKFVLDKPISQGHLLKPNIRKIIAPLAFLLLLPLGILFLLQINTAVPEVVYYMAFFYLLLTGTLIYFGYRNNRLYINKDFVIKQSGIWDIQTEIIEPYKIQAISIKQNFWHRRSDIGHIVLHTAGGDLSFRFGDYTALKKYVDILTYQIETSSRNWM, encoded by the coding sequence ATGCCTAGTCTCCCGCCCACATTTTCCTTCCACGAAGACCAACGGCAATCCCTCTCAGGGATCATCGTCGAATCAGCTTACCTGATCCAAAAAACCGTGAAAGCATTTTGGGGCTTGGCTCTCGTATTGGCTCTTCAGGCGGATCGGATTGGCTGGCACTATTTTATTTTATTCCTCGTCCTCGTCTTGATCTTAGTTGTCATCGGTGGCTATTTAAGCTATCGGAATTTCACGTTCCGGATTGATAGCCAACATCAGGAATTTATCCTTCAGAAAGGGATCTTCAACAAGAAGCAAGTTGTCGTTCAACTCGCCAAAATACAGCAAGTCAACATCAATCAAAATTTCATTCAAAAGATGATCGACGTTTACGGCGTGGAGATTGAAACTGCCGGCAGCTCCAAAAGCGAAGTGCAGATTCGTGCCGTCTCTAAACAAGTAGCTTTAGCGCTGAAATCCCATTTGATGGAAGAAGCATCGACGATACAAGAAGCTGGCCCCTCTACGCCATCGACAGCTATCCCGCAGTCATTTATCCACGTCAGTCCTTTAAGCCTCGTCAAAATGGGATTAACTTCCCGCTACGTCGAAAGCTTTTTTCTTCTACTCGCCTTTCTAAGTGCAATCTACAATAACGTTAAGGATATCTGGTGGAACGATGAGGAAAGCGAAGATGAATTTTATCAGCTGGTAAGTACCCATTTGGGGGTTCAGTTCATAGTCTCACTCATTATCGGGCTCTTTATCATTACCATTCTTTTCAACCTTATCCGCACCATCCTTGTTTATTACGACCTGTCAATCACCAAACAAGGTGGCTCGCTGAACATAGCCTATGGCTTGTTTAACAGCAAAAGCACAGTGATTCATCCGCAAAAAGTCCAAAAAATTGCGTACCAGAACAACTACTTCCAACGTAAAATGAACTTATATGAACTTTGCATCCAGCAGCCGACCAGCGATGTCCATACCGACAAGAAGGCTAAAATAAGAATGCCCGGATGCAATCGACGGGAGTTAGATGCCATTATCAAGTTTGTTCTGGATAAGCCCATCAGCCAAGGCCATCTTCTGAAACCAAATATCCGCAAAATTATTGCCCCGCTCGCTTTTCTTCTGTTGCTGCCATTAGGAATTCTCTTTCTATTGCAAATCAACACCGCTGTCCCAGAAGTAGTTTATTATATGGCATTTTTCTATCTCTTGCTTACCGGAACACTAATTTATTTTGGCTACCGAAATAACCGACTCTATATCAACAAAGATTTCGTCATTAAACAAAGCGGTATCTGGGATATTCAGACTGAAATTATTGAACCCTATAAAATTCAGGCGATCAGCATCAAGCAGAACTTTTGGCATCGTCGTAGCGATATCGGTCATATCGTGCTCCACACCGCCGGTGGCGACCTTTCGTTCCGTTTCGGAGACTACACTGCGCTCAAAAAATATGTTGATATCCTCACCTACCAAATAGAAACCAGTAGTAGAAACTGGATGTAA
- a CDS encoding DUF6970 domain-containing protein, producing MVATLKYLSFLLLGILLNAEGCKKESVDGMSTDFVKNKIAEIEKNPVYNPPASIWKWEYQDSIYFYVTADCCDQFNELYNRDGKLICHPDGGFTGRGDGNCPVDFRSLDSTQLKKTLVWRDSRK from the coding sequence ATGGTCGCTACGTTAAAATATTTGTCGTTTCTTCTTCTCGGTATTCTTCTAAATGCTGAGGGCTGTAAGAAAGAATCGGTTGATGGCATGTCAACCGATTTTGTAAAAAATAAGATTGCGGAGATCGAGAAAAATCCAGTTTATAATCCACCGGCATCCATATGGAAATGGGAGTATCAGGATTCAATATATTTTTATGTGACGGCCGATTGTTGCGATCAGTTCAATGAGCTGTATAATCGTGATGGAAAATTGATTTGTCATCCGGATGGTGGATTTACGGGTAGGGGTGATGGCAACTGCCCGGTCGATTTCCGGTCTTTAGATTCTACGCAGCTAAAGAAAACACTTGTTTGGCGCGATAGTCGGAAGTAA
- a CDS encoding aminotransferase class IV, protein MKNSYPSEVYINGEWRDQENATVSVFDRGFLFGDGIYDVIPLYDGIVFRLHDHLDRMQFGLNEVGIHYDVSQLNPIIDEAIARSPYSKSDAAVYIQVTRGTAPRAHAFPANTAPTVLLYVYPIDLSGFENKLATVIFSEDYRWHRCDIKSTSLMANVRANNEAKLQGANENLFVRNGLITEGTHTSVFFLKDQTLFTHPLDKHILPSITRKVVIEICREHGLFVEEVAIGINEIDDVEEAFLAGTTTQILAIGKLELEGKEFFLGEESGLVTKQIQAEFIKRTRFA, encoded by the coding sequence ATGAAAAATTCATATCCTTCGGAAGTCTATATTAACGGCGAATGGCGTGATCAAGAAAACGCAACTGTATCGGTTTTTGACCGTGGTTTTTTATTCGGCGATGGAATCTATGATGTAATCCCTCTCTATGATGGGATAGTTTTTCGTTTGCATGATCATCTCGATCGAATGCAATTTGGCTTGAATGAGGTCGGTATTCACTATGACGTTTCCCAGTTAAATCCAATTATCGACGAGGCCATTGCCCGGTCGCCTTATAGCAAGTCAGACGCTGCAGTCTATATCCAGGTTACCAGAGGTACGGCTCCCCGAGCACACGCTTTCCCGGCCAATACGGCACCTACTGTCCTACTGTATGTTTACCCTATTGATTTATCTGGATTTGAAAATAAACTAGCGACCGTTATATTTTCAGAGGATTACCGCTGGCACCGCTGCGATATCAAGTCGACTTCCCTCATGGCAAATGTCCGCGCCAACAATGAGGCGAAACTTCAAGGCGCAAATGAAAACCTATTCGTACGCAATGGTTTAATTACTGAAGGAACTCATACGTCGGTATTCTTCTTGAAAGACCAAACACTGTTTACCCACCCCCTTGACAAGCATATCCTTCCTAGCATCACTCGTAAAGTCGTCATTGAAATTTGTCGCGAACACGGGTTATTTGTCGAGGAAGTCGCGATCGGGATAAACGAAATAGATGATGTCGAGGAAGCATTTCTCGCCGGAACAACTACACAAATATTAGCAATCGGAAAACTTGAGTTAGAAGGAAAGGAGTTTTTTCTCGGCGAGGAAAGCGGATTGGTTACAAAACAAATACAGGCTGAATTCATCAAGAGAACAAGATTTGCGTGA
- a CDS encoding DmpA family aminopeptidase, whose amino-acid sequence MKTTIPVSKILFFLFFLLVVSHDYGYGQTNRVHELGIEIGVLPKGKWNAITDVAGVSVGHKTRIEGDSVRTGVTAILPHQGNIFQEKVPAAVFVGNGFGKLAGITQVNELGNLETPIILTNTLNVATAMNAVIGYTLDQKGNEEVRSVNALVGETNDGYLNDIRGRHLTQNDVLEAIRDAETGLPAEGNVGAGTGTVCFGFKGGIGTASRKLPESLGGYTVGVLVQSNFGGVLQIAGVNIGKELKQFSFSNELLNNVDGSCMIVVATDAPLDHRNLERLAKRAFMGLAKTGGIASNGSGDYVISFSTANRIPYNSTEPLLHPKHLTNESTSPIFMAAIEATEEAILNSLFQAEDMVGRDGNKVEALPVEKIRGILKKHQVIK is encoded by the coding sequence ATGAAAACAACAATCCCTGTATCAAAGATTTTATTTTTTCTATTTTTCTTGCTGGTCGTTAGCCATGACTATGGCTATGGACAAACGAATCGTGTCCATGAGCTTGGAATTGAAATTGGTGTGTTGCCGAAAGGCAAATGGAATGCAATAACTGATGTGGCTGGTGTCTCTGTGGGACATAAAACCCGCATAGAAGGCGATTCGGTACGGACAGGAGTCACTGCTATACTGCCTCATCAGGGTAATATTTTTCAGGAAAAGGTGCCGGCGGCTGTCTTTGTGGGCAATGGTTTTGGGAAATTAGCAGGCATTACGCAAGTCAATGAACTGGGGAATCTGGAAACGCCAATTATTTTGACAAATACATTGAATGTTGCAACGGCTATGAATGCGGTGATCGGCTATACGCTTGATCAAAAAGGAAACGAAGAAGTTCGATCGGTTAATGCGTTGGTGGGAGAAACGAATGATGGTTATCTGAATGATATCCGAGGACGCCACCTTACACAAAACGATGTGCTGGAAGCTATCCGCGATGCAGAAACAGGTCTGCCGGCTGAGGGGAACGTCGGAGCGGGTACAGGAACGGTTTGTTTCGGCTTCAAAGGTGGTATTGGCACTGCCTCCCGGAAGCTGCCCGAGTCATTAGGTGGTTATACAGTTGGTGTACTGGTACAAAGTAATTTTGGCGGAGTCTTACAAATTGCCGGGGTGAATATAGGGAAGGAGCTGAAGCAGTTCTCCTTTAGTAATGAATTGTTAAATAATGTGGATGGTTCCTGCATGATCGTGGTAGCTACAGACGCGCCACTCGATCATCGAAATTTGGAACGATTGGCTAAGCGCGCTTTTATGGGATTAGCGAAAACAGGAGGAATCGCATCAAACGGGAGTGGCGATTATGTTATCTCGTTCTCTACGGCGAATCGGATTCCCTATAATAGCACGGAGCCTTTGTTGCATCCGAAACATTTAACAAATGAATCGACATCACCCATTTTTATGGCAGCCATTGAAGCAACGGAAGAAGCGATCCTAAATTCGCTTTTTCAGGCAGAGGATATGGTCGGCAGGGATGGTAATAAAGTGGAAGCACTGCCAGTTGAAAAAATAAGGGGTATCTTAAAGAAACATCAGGTTATCAAGTAA
- a CDS encoding cold-shock protein, whose translation MARSQETFNKKEKEKKRLKKRQDKEQKREERKANSDKGKDLEELFAYVDENGNITDTPPDPTKKKVIKTEDIEIGVAKQPELTAEDLIRNGVVTFFNESKGYGFIKDQESQESIFFHVNGLEEEVIEGNKVSFEVEKGLKGLNAIKVKKST comes from the coding sequence ATGGCGAGATCACAAGAAACGTTCAACAAAAAAGAAAAAGAAAAGAAAAGATTAAAGAAAAGACAAGACAAAGAACAGAAGCGGGAGGAACGCAAAGCGAATTCTGATAAAGGAAAAGATTTAGAAGAATTGTTTGCGTATGTTGATGAAAATGGAAATATTACAGATACACCACCTGACCCGACAAAAAAGAAAGTTATTAAGACCGAAGATATTGAGATTGGCGTGGCGAAGCAACCCGAGCTGACGGCCGAGGATTTGATCCGAAATGGTGTTGTGACTTTTTTCAATGAATCGAAAGGTTACGGTTTTATTAAAGACCAGGAAAGTCAAGAGAGTATCTTTTTCCACGTAAACGGTCTTGAAGAAGAAGTTATCGAAGGGAACAAAGTGTCTTTCGAAGTTGAAAAAGGTCTTAAGGGCCTTAACGCTATCAAGGTTAAAAAATCTACATAA
- a CDS encoding sugar MFS transporter encodes MASTTTKVTVDSLSKRDTVISIGIIGVLFFMFGFVSWVNAILIPYFKIACELTNFQSYLVAFAFYISYLVMSVPSSYLLKAVGFKKGMMVGFWIMALGAFIFIPAAYTRTYEVFLIGLFSLGTGLAVLQTAANPYITILGPKERAAQRISIMGICNKGAGILAPLIFAAVILKASDSTLFEQIPLMNATERAAALDELIRRVITPYTILGIGLICLGLFVRFSPLPEIDTEQETEDIALANTGKTSILQFPHLILGAIAIFLHVGTQVIAIDTIINYAGSMGIDILEAKTFPSYTLAITICGYLLGITLIPKYISQKQALQLCTLLGVILTLLIVSVNGNVHFLNHYTDISIWFVVLLGLPNSLIWAGIWPLAIDGLGKFTKLGSSVLIMGLCGNALLPLAYGYFVDIFNDRLAYWVLFPCYSYLVFYAFIGHRIRTWKTNKIKLAPNT; translated from the coding sequence ATGGCAAGCACAACAACAAAAGTTACTGTCGACTCATTAAGTAAGCGAGATACCGTTATTTCAATTGGCATTATCGGTGTTTTATTTTTTATGTTTGGTTTTGTTTCCTGGGTCAATGCGATTCTCATTCCCTATTTTAAGATTGCTTGTGAACTGACGAACTTTCAATCCTACTTGGTCGCCTTCGCTTTTTACATCTCATACCTAGTAATGTCTGTACCTTCTTCTTATCTACTAAAAGCGGTTGGTTTCAAGAAAGGCATGATGGTCGGCTTCTGGATTATGGCTCTGGGTGCATTTATATTTATACCGGCTGCTTATACCAGAACTTATGAAGTATTCCTCATTGGTCTTTTCTCGTTAGGGACTGGCCTTGCCGTACTACAAACGGCAGCCAATCCGTATATCACCATTCTCGGTCCGAAGGAACGAGCCGCACAACGGATCAGCATCATGGGCATCTGCAATAAAGGCGCGGGTATTCTGGCTCCCCTTATTTTTGCGGCCGTCATTCTAAAAGCGAGTGATAGTACTTTATTTGAACAAATACCCTTGATGAATGCAACCGAGCGAGCCGCTGCGCTGGATGAACTAATCAGAAGAGTGATTACCCCATATACGATTTTGGGAATTGGGTTGATCTGCCTGGGGCTTTTTGTGCGCTTCTCCCCTCTGCCAGAAATCGATACCGAACAAGAAACCGAAGATATTGCGCTAGCCAATACAGGCAAGACCAGCATTTTACAATTTCCACACCTTATTTTAGGCGCCATTGCTATTTTCCTGCACGTAGGTACACAGGTCATTGCGATTGACACCATTATCAACTACGCCGGATCGATGGGTATTGATATTCTGGAAGCGAAAACCTTCCCCTCCTACACGCTAGCAATAACAATTTGCGGCTATTTGCTTGGTATCACACTAATACCCAAGTATATTAGCCAAAAACAGGCGCTTCAGCTATGTACATTACTCGGTGTTATATTGACCTTACTGATCGTATCTGTCAATGGAAATGTACACTTTCTGAATCATTATACTGACATATCAATCTGGTTTGTTGTTTTGTTGGGTCTACCCAACTCATTAATATGGGCAGGAATCTGGCCTTTAGCGATTGATGGTCTGGGCAAATTCACTAAACTCGGATCATCCGTTCTGATTATGGGACTATGCGGAAACGCGCTATTGCCTTTAGCTTACGGTTATTTCGTTGATATCTTCAATGATCGCCTAGCCTATTGGGTATTATTCCCCTGTTACTCGTATCTCGTCTTCTATGCATTTATCGGACATCGTATACGAACATGGAAAACGAATAAAATAAAATTAGCTCCGAATACTTGA
- a CDS encoding LacI family DNA-binding transcriptional regulator: MEPKKRPITIKDLARILEISVSTVSRALRDTYDVNPETKEKVLALAAELNYKPNFNATGLAKGSTRNIGIITPHITNYYFATVITGIQELAFKEGFKIILFVTNDSPERELEIAESIAITSLDGLLVSISSNTDECVHFQKLIDEGMPIVFFDRVPNEIEASKVVQDDYEGALQGTIHLINSGYKKIAHIAGPKGLAFTANRLQGYLDALAQYNMEPKDEWIVHSGFSQAHGEQDCDHLLSLDNPPDAIFAVNDRKAIGAMLSLKRHKVKIGEEVGVVGFTNDPMSVIISPTLTTIAEPAFEIGQKSCELLIKHITKTYFEGENIILPNQLIVRESSIRS, translated from the coding sequence ATGGAACCAAAGAAAAGGCCAATTACCATAAAAGATCTAGCTCGTATACTTGAAATATCCGTCTCGACCGTTTCACGAGCTCTAAGAGACACCTATGATGTGAACCCGGAAACGAAGGAAAAGGTTCTGGCATTAGCGGCCGAATTGAATTATAAGCCAAATTTTAATGCGACAGGTTTGGCAAAAGGCAGTACCCGGAATATAGGTATCATAACACCTCATATTACAAATTATTATTTCGCAACGGTCATTACGGGTATACAAGAGCTTGCTTTTAAGGAAGGCTTTAAGATTATCCTCTTTGTTACGAATGATTCGCCAGAACGTGAACTGGAAATTGCAGAAAGTATTGCAATAACGAGCTTAGATGGTCTTTTGGTCTCAATCTCTTCTAATACGGATGAATGTGTTCATTTTCAAAAATTGATTGATGAAGGGATGCCAATTGTATTTTTTGATCGGGTCCCCAATGAGATAGAAGCATCAAAAGTTGTTCAGGATGACTATGAAGGAGCATTACAGGGTACCATTCATTTAATTAATAGTGGCTATAAGAAAATAGCACATATCGCCGGTCCGAAAGGACTTGCTTTTACGGCGAACCGACTCCAAGGTTACCTTGACGCCCTGGCGCAATATAATATGGAACCTAAAGATGAGTGGATCGTACATTCCGGGTTCTCGCAAGCTCATGGGGAGCAGGACTGCGATCATTTGTTAAGTCTCGATAACCCGCCTGATGCTATATTCGCGGTCAACGATCGAAAAGCCATCGGCGCCATGCTTTCATTAAAAAGACATAAAGTGAAAATTGGAGAAGAGGTGGGCGTTGTTGGTTTTACCAATGATCCGATGTCTGTTATCATATCACCTACATTAACCACCATTGCTGAACCGGCATTTGAAATTGGGCAGAAAAGTTGCGAGCTATTGATCAAGCACATTACCAAAACTTACTTTGAAGGAGAAAATATTATTCTCCCTAATCAGCTGATTGTAAGGGAGTCAAGTATTCGGAGCTAA
- a CDS encoding glucosamine-6-phosphate deaminase, translating to MEVIVKNNPKDLGRAAGIKTAELINEAIRKDGEAHVILATGASQFETLNQLIEQEVDWSKVTMFHLDEYIDLPETHPASFRKYLRERFLNKVSPLKSFYLIDGEADPEEERQRLGELIKKHPIHVALVGIGENGHLAFNDPPADFETEEPYLIVNLDADCRGQQLNEGWFGSIDEVPKKAISMSVRQILKSEVIICSAPDARKAPAVQKAIEGPVSNLVPASILQSHPNCMYYLDKDSAKLLS from the coding sequence ATGGAAGTTATCGTAAAAAATAATCCGAAAGATCTTGGTCGTGCTGCTGGAATAAAGACAGCCGAACTCATCAACGAAGCGATTCGTAAAGATGGAGAAGCTCATGTTATTCTGGCGACAGGCGCAAGTCAATTTGAAACATTGAATCAGCTAATCGAACAAGAAGTCGATTGGTCAAAGGTTACCATGTTCCATTTAGATGAATACATCGATTTGCCTGAAACACATCCGGCAAGCTTTAGAAAATACCTAAGAGAGCGTTTTTTAAATAAAGTATCGCCTCTCAAATCTTTTTATTTAATTGATGGTGAAGCGGATCCGGAGGAAGAGCGTCAACGCTTGGGTGAGTTGATAAAAAAGCATCCCATTCATGTTGCTTTGGTTGGTATCGGGGAAAATGGACACTTAGCGTTTAATGATCCGCCGGCTGATTTTGAGACCGAGGAGCCTTATCTGATCGTTAATTTGGATGCTGACTGTCGTGGGCAGCAATTGAATGAAGGATGGTTCGGTTCTATCGATGAGGTTCCTAAAAAAGCAATCAGCATGTCAGTTAGACAAATATTAAAGTCTGAGGTAATCATCTGCTCCGCACCCGACGCAAGAAAAGCTCCAGCCGTGCAAAAGGCTATTGAAGGCCCCGTTTCAAACTTGGTTCCCGCTAGTATCTTACAGTCACACCCTAACTGCATGTACTATCTCGACAAGGATTCTGCAAAATTGCTGTCGTAA
- a CDS encoding Gfo/Idh/MocA family protein, whose protein sequence is MKSNRREFLKLTGVAGLGLASIGPFSGCNTVQTQAKDESLSDIRRAVGKSYTQSFNMSGYRAPKIDQVRVGFIGVGNRGSAAVERMSYLNGVSINGICDVRPEQAEGAKKRIKSTGHNPTLYSESTESWKQMCDSDDYDLIYICTPWELHAPMALYAMENGKHVAVEIPAATTVDDCWRLVETSEKTKKHCVILENCCYDFFELLTLNMVRQGFFGELIHAEGAYIHDILHSIFSKDKRYDLWRLKENAARNGNLYPTHGLGPVAQAMDINRGDRMDYLVSMASNDFMMNPLAKELASEDSSYKEYVDKPFRGNMNTSIIKTSKGRTIMLQHDVTSPRPYSRIHLLSGTKATARKYPLPGKIATGHERWFNEEEMMSVEEQYTPSIVKKIGDLAKQVGGHGGMDFMMDWRLIDCLRNGLPVDMDVYDAAAWSVIGPLTEWSVANRSGAIDIPDFTGGSWKTNKPVDISLSEGANTGVRL, encoded by the coding sequence ATGAAAAGTAACCGTAGAGAATTTTTAAAATTAACAGGTGTTGCCGGATTAGGTCTCGCCAGCATAGGGCCATTTTCTGGTTGTAACACTGTTCAAACTCAGGCGAAAGATGAAAGTCTTTCCGATATTAGACGGGCAGTGGGTAAGTCATATACTCAGAGCTTTAATATGAGTGGTTATCGCGCACCGAAGATCGATCAGGTGAGAGTAGGATTTATTGGCGTTGGAAATCGTGGTTCAGCAGCAGTTGAACGGATGAGTTATCTGAATGGCGTGAGTATCAACGGGATTTGTGATGTTCGCCCAGAACAAGCTGAAGGAGCAAAAAAGCGGATAAAGAGTACAGGGCATAATCCGACCCTATACAGCGAAAGTACTGAATCCTGGAAACAAATGTGTGATAGCGATGATTACGACCTGATCTACATATGCACACCATGGGAGCTTCACGCACCGATGGCTTTATACGCAATGGAAAATGGCAAGCATGTTGCCGTAGAAATTCCTGCGGCCACGACTGTTGATGATTGTTGGCGACTTGTTGAGACATCTGAAAAAACCAAGAAACATTGTGTCATTTTGGAAAATTGCTGTTATGATTTTTTTGAATTATTGACTCTAAATATGGTTCGTCAAGGCTTTTTCGGTGAATTGATCCATGCGGAAGGAGCGTATATTCATGACATCCTGCATAGTATCTTTTCAAAGGACAAGCGGTATGACCTTTGGAGGCTTAAAGAGAATGCGGCAAGAAATGGTAATCTATATCCAACGCATGGTTTAGGGCCGGTTGCGCAAGCGATGGATATTAACCGTGGTGACCGAATGGATTATTTAGTTTCTATGGCTTCGAATGATTTTATGATGAACCCCTTAGCAAAGGAATTGGCTTCCGAAGATTCAAGTTACAAAGAATATGTTGATAAGCCATTTCGAGGTAATATGAATACCAGTATTATTAAAACAAGCAAGGGTAGAACGATCATGCTCCAACACGATGTCACCTCACCGCGACCGTACTCCAGGATTCATTTATTGAGTGGTACGAAAGCTACAGCAAGGAAATATCCTTTACCGGGAAAGATAGCAACCGGACACGAACGTTGGTTTAATGAAGAGGAAATGATGTCAGTGGAAGAGCAATATACACCTTCAATCGTAAAAAAGATAGGAGATCTCGCTAAGCAAGTAGGCGGGCATGGCGGTATGGACTTTATGATGGATTGGCGATTGATAGACTGTCTCCGTAACGGTCTGCCAGTTGATATGGATGTTTACGATGCGGCCGCTTGGAGTGTTATTGGCCCACTAACCGAATGGTCTGTGGCTAATCGGAGCGGTGCAATTGATATCCCTGACTTTACAGGAGGTTCGTGGAAGACAAATAAGCCCGTCGATATTTCATTAAGTGAAGGAGCCAATACTGGCGTGAGGCTATAA